The DNA window atttaaattaataaaaaaattgataaaatcAATGCAAACAACAATTGAAATTATCATTTATTGCGAGTGTATTTATTTCGATATTCATTATacatatttgtttttagaaatgTAATTTTGACGGGAACTTAGGTAAAAACtctgtttatatatatatgtgtgtgtgtgtgatactCACATGATATAATGTTGATGAGATTACTATAAAAATTGCTGATGGTATAGGAAAAATCAGGTAAATAGATGGGAATTTGTCCACGACCACATTTTTCCAAACCAGACTCAAAACACAATTGCTTGGACAAATTTTATCAATAGAGGGATTAAGATTGCTTAAATGGTAATTAAGCAAATCAATATTGAAAtacatataaaattcaaaaacaaaaaaatccttacaaaaaattcaaataactATACATCAAAACTGAGCAAAATGATTGCCATTCGTACTCTAAATCTTTATCAATGCCAAGCACTACCCCAGAAACCAATAAAAGGACACTCTTTGAATGCAATTTCCACAGTGTTCATGCACTTCGcaactccaaaaaaaaaattcccttAAAAGCAAAGTTGGCTGCAACAACTTTATTAAATCTCACAATATTTCCTCTCTTTAGAATCcaatttgttaaaaaaaaaaaaagattagaATTTGGTGTTCCTTTTTTGTATCCAATCTTACTTACAAGGCCACTGTTTTTTCACTTTAATTTAGTATTTTTATGTGATTCCCACTGTTCAACAATGGAGGCGAGTCAGGACAGGAGAATATATTTAGCTTAGGAAAAAGAACCCACCCACCTCCCTCGATTTTCGAACCCATCTTTATTAATCACTATATAAACAACCTCACTCGACGCCAACATTTCCTACTACAACTTGTTTTCAGCTTGCACAACATTTGCCTGCAGATTTTGTCCCTTTCATTTCTCAAGGTAAGTAAATTGTTCACACACACATCTctgtctctctctctctctgtgtatatatatatatcttaggGTAAGTAAATTATTCACagacacacaacacacacacacacaacacacacagacacttatatatatatatatatgaacgtCGGTGCATGGGAAGCCATACACGCTTTGGCCATGCAGTTTTGAGATATTGCACAAAAAGGCATACTTGTGAGAGAGCATCGTGAGAATTTGTCAGAgttacttgatttttttttcttttgaatgtGAAATGTTTTTAATTCAATGAAATAATTGCTCCAATTCTTCCTTAAAGTTGCTTAAAATCCAAATTCCACATTTGGGTTATAATGGTGATTTACTTCTTATTCAATAAATTAGTTTAAGTCGAATGAATAatcaatgataaaaataaaataattattttttccttGACAGCATattcatataaatatatataattttacacTTGGGATTTTTTGGGAGTAACGTGTATTCAATTTTGATTACTAGACAGATCAAATTCTCGACTCTAAAATTACGTGCATGTGACTCGTGCAAATTATGAAATGACGTAAATTAAAAgggaaattaattttttttttgaaccaTATGATTGTAGGAATAATGAACAGGCCCGGAGATTGGAACTGCAGATCATGCCACCACCTAAACTTCCAAAGGAGAGACTCCTGCCAGCGCTGCGGAGACCCGAGGCCCGGAGAGAGAGGTGATTACGGCGGGAGAGGCGGGACGAACTTGTACGCGTTCACGGGACCCGACGTCAGGCCAGGCGACTGGTACTGCTCCGTTGGCAACTGCGGAGCCCACAACTTCGCCAGCCGCTCCAGCTGCTTCAAGTGTGGCGCTGTCAAGGATGAAGCCTACGGAGGCGGCGGTTCCGCTTTCGATGGAGACTATCCGCGCCGTAACTTTCCTtttggcggcggcggcggcggcggccgCTCTGGTTGGAAATCTGGTGACTGGATATGCACCAGGTACACTTTTTATGTTTAGTACTTAAACCTGTacagaaaatatttatttaatcttaacaaataatttttaaaatattttaataaataatatatatatatatatgtatgtataggtTGGGTTGCAACGAGCACAACTTTGCAAACAGGATGGAATGCTTCAAGTGCAATGCTCCCAAGGAAAGCAGCAGCACATCTTCGTTCTAAATGCATCAAGCTGATTCTCTATTTTTTGGGTAAATTAattagtttattattattaaattaaacttttttatttcatttatattttatatattctgATCTGTATATTTTATAATTGTATACAATTTTCAGGTCCACATATTATTAAAGTTGAATGAATAGAGAGAATCGAGAACAAAAGAAGCGCATGCACGATTTTGGCCTCACGACAAGCGATTAttaattttcgtgtttttttttttaatttattattgtcATGTTCATTTTAGGGATCATTAATTAGTTTAATTatcatgatttaaaaattatgtCACCTAGGTTTTCATTTTAATTTCATTTGTGAGCTTAAGAATGTTTGGAGTACCTGATAAAGCTAGCCTTGTATTTcttgtttaattttaatttggTTTATATTAATATTGTGTGCTAATTTATAAACATCcctgtaatttttttttcattttcctcACTAATATACACCCAAAAAAAATTTTCCATATAAATTTTATCCAACTTCTCAAGGTgggtattataatattaatttaactTCATATAAAACTTTTTTCGAGTAATTAACATtatattatgaaaataaaactCTTCAGTGATAGCTTCACCGATATCATGTTTGTAAAGATCTCCATGATCATATATATAGTTTAAGTCTTTAAGGTATACGTATGTGTGTGCTAGGACTTATAATATCACCCAGAGTCCATGCCCTGACAAACACGGTCGAGCGTAACATGCTTCGTGGGCAACCATTTGGTATATTTCATGCTTACACGAAAAATGTTTAACTCAAGTTATTAtatggaatatatatatatgtgatgATGCCTAGGTAAATTGGGTGAGCTTGGGTGGGCAATCTATACTAATAGAGAATACTACTTTCCATGTAAAGATTTTGACATGATTTTTACATTATGGGATGAATATGACCTGGTCTGATCTCCTGGGTGGTCTGGCTGGTCTGCCCCCTGGGTGGGCTGGCCTGGTCTGTCCCGGTGCTCTGGCATGGTCTCCCGGGTGGTCTTGTCTGGTCTGACTGGGTGCTCTGTCCTTGTCTCCCCAGGTGGTCTGGCATGGTCTGTCCGGGTGCTCTGGCCTGGTCTGTCCGGGTCAGACAATCTGCACACACTCAACAAGATAATGTTAGTGGGCCGCTAGAAGGGTTTCCGACGTAGCCACTCCGACGCTTCAAACCAGTACAAGGTTTACCAAGTAGAGAGATAGTTTATTGAATGCAGTATATTGTAATGTTTCTCAAATGATCAAACCTTGGTATTTATAAGGCAGAAAATGACTTCGATTACAGTGCATGTAAATTGTTCTTGATTAATAGACATATGTCCATGCACTGTCTTCTGACAACTGCCCATGCCCTGTCATCTGTCAGTAAGCATGACGACCCATATTGTTCGGGTCTTGCATGGGCATCGATTATTATGTTAATGATGCATGGTGACCCATACTGGTTGGGTGACATGAACCCTGTCCGAATGAGAGGACCCTGGTTGGGATAAAGCACCCTGATCAGACGAGAGTACCATGTCCGGATGAGAGGACCATGTCCCTTCTAGAGGACCCTGGTCGGGCGAAAGTACCCTGTCTAAATTTTACTCATGTTCTAATCTTTgcataaaattgaaatttaactCATTTTAGTTTTCTCTTTATGTCCGAGTCGAAAAATGACCCGAGCCTTTTCCATAGTATCACCATTCACCAATATGGTCATTCTAAGTCAATGGGAAATGTTATGTACAAGGGTTGCTAATGTTGGTGAATCTTTCAAATTGTATTGGTAtgtaaaatgtgaaatttgttgtGCAAGTGCCAATAATGGTATGCCATGCATGTTGTACTTAGCAGAGGTTATGACACATTTCAAATTACATTGGTATGTATTTATTTTGGCTATAGTGGACCTAAAGTAGTTTCTTTTATGTTGATGATTAGATTTAACAcccgatttttatttttatttttaattttagaaAAGCAACTAAATTACACATTGCATGTTCACTAATAagcattttaaaaaattctagCCAATACTCCATTCCTAACATGACACGAAGATCTTTCAATCTAATATAATTCTTAAAGTTGAGATAATTTaaagataataaaaataaatgattGCAAATCCAAGTTAACATTGGATTCCCGAGCTTTTGAGTTCTTTTCATTGACCTCTTTAATGGGGCATGAAGCAAAGAGATAAGTGGTCAAAAAGTAACCACACATTGATTAACGTCTATTACTACACTCCATTATTTAGATTTTATATGGAGACATGTAATCGTTATTTGTAGGCGTCGGCTAAATAAACATTCGGGTTGAACGCAATACTGTCAAATAATGTCAATAAGAAATCATAATATGTAAGCTTTGTGTgacagactcttccaaaaaatATCGATAAAAATGTACAACAAATTCTTGTCTCACTTTAAGACGGCTTTACATTCCCTCATGTGGTTTGTTGATACAAGTCAATTGAGGCCTCGGGAATAATTAAAGATACCATCTCACTTGGAGGGTCCAACATatgattatattaaatatgattCAATATAATTGAAGATCTATCTTGAAGAGTAATGGTTTTGACAATTTATGATcagtttgaaaagtatattttggaaaattatatttttggttatgtatattgttttttttaggTTATCAAATTTCATTCTTAATTTGCTATCAGATGTGAATACGATCTGacatataatatcacatcagcaacactcttgATGAAAAAAGACTAACATtgcgaaaaataaaacaacaataGAGTAATACTGATATTtaatagacaaaaacttgtgtgaaatggtctcacagatcgtattttgttagacgaatctcttatttgggtcatctatgaaaaatatattttttatgctaagagtattactttttattgtaaatatcgatagggttgacccgtctcacagataaatatttgtgagatcatctcacaagagaactGTTCTATTTAATaatctaaaatattaaaatcataaaaaaataaatatatatgtcaaatttgagatttttatttttattttaaatgaaggTATATTTTATTGCTCATGATACTTGAACGGAAAAAAACGTTGTGCATGTCATTCAGTTAGTGGAACGCGCAAGTTGTCATTCTTTGATAGGATTGTTAATGAATGATGAAGTGTAAATAAATCATTTGGTTGTAATTGTAAAATATTGTTTATatacagatatatatatacagatatatatatatatatatcaaacatATTAATAATATCCAACTCCAATCTCAAATCGACGATGTCCATTATCATACCAATATCGAGATGATTATAAGATTATATACCAATTTATTGTACTAAAGTAAATCTGACAAAACGGACATACGTAAACTCAATTACGTgacgatttttgaaaattttctcaATAATATGAGAATAATGTTAAATACGTTCGTTTCATGAGttatatgatatgattttaaatCTGTTTCTTTAATTCGTTGGTCAAATAATTTAAAGTGGTGGCTAAACTTCAATTTCGTGAAGGCTAATGATTTTGAATACTCTTCATTCCTTTGCAATAATAATTCGATCTTTATTGAAAAGCAGCCTGGGCGCGATTTTGATTTGATGGGCTGAAATATATGGAATTGATATGATTGTTTGTTTGAAGGGCATGTCGACTGGCCTAGTTGATTTTCATTCGTGTGTGACGAGTTAATCAtgtctatatttacaataaaaaataatatttttgaaaaaatataaatagagatgaattttgcatttttaaaatgattgttttcccatattgttgggtgcaataattgtccctgcttgatagagcgatcgaatcgtgatgcttgagctgctgtgcggtttaaaaaatttgagttgcaccattaccactagctataacttttgataaaacGATAAGCACTCAGTCCTACGAAGATTAATTCTAAAAGTatcgattttaattatttattactGCTATGGTCAATGATGGCGAAAACTGGGAAAGATTTTTACGGGGGGTCTTAGTGGGATTAGAAGATAGCTTTTGTTATTCCTTCTTTTCACATGGGAAAAAAAGCTACCATTAAACAGTTGTCGGGCCAAGGCTGACtttgatatatacatatataatgtggataaaatacataatttttctgtTGCAAATATGTAGATTGACTTGTTTTATTttactcaaattaaaaatttattataaaaatagaATTTACGAACAAACTTCTTAttttaattcaaaaaaatatttgaacatTTTTTCCAAAACAAAGTTAATAAAAGtgtattaataaaaaaaataagaaaaatattattaaattaaatgtagAAAATGAGCTATTGCCTTCATCCATCGTAAATGTACCAAAAAAATTCCAACTCTTTGTGACCAAATTGTAACAAATATatagtcgagctcgatttttagCAGGAATTATAAAGAAAACTAACAAATGCATGCCTATATTAGGAtcttcagatttttttttttctttatatcaaattcttttctttaatccgGTCATTAATCATGTAATCCTTTTCAAATGAGTAAATATGATGGAAAGCATGTAACGGAAATAATGATGAATACAAATGGATGCGTATGCCCATAAACCTCAAACATTGGAAACAAAATCTCACAGATTAATTTCTACACATACATGTATTCACCTCCACGTATGGCATTTGCAGCGCCTTTCCTCTCTTCTTCAGCTTCTTTCTCTTTCTCCTTCCAACTTTCGTATGCATGATCATCGG is part of the Primulina tabacum isolate GXHZ01 chromosome 18, ASM2559414v2, whole genome shotgun sequence genome and encodes:
- the LOC142532919 gene encoding RNA-binding protein involved in heterochromatin assembly dri1-like; amino-acid sequence: MNRPGDWNCRSCHHLNFQRRDSCQRCGDPRPGERGDYGGRGGTNLYAFTGPDVRPGDWYCSVGNCGAHNFASRSSCFKCGAVKDEAYGGGGSAFDGDYPRRNFPFGGGGGGGRSGWKSGDWICTRLGCNEHNFANRMECFKCNAPKESSSTSSF